From a single Fusobacterium ulcerans ATCC 49185 genomic region:
- a CDS encoding putative manganese-dependent inorganic diphosphatase: MEPILIFGHRHPDTDSICSSIALAELKKEMGINAIPYRLGDINKETEYVLKYFGVKIPKLLKTVSAQISDLTRVEKKTLSIDDSLRSALDIMTVENFSSLPVVDDKKQLKGMIHISDIANTYLNLEHSDLFGKYKTTYENLKDVLDGIIVSGTYPSGIITGNLKAVSELENVTQGDIVVTTSMVDGIDRSIKAGAKVIIVACDEDDFISPRVTSDCAIMRVHANLFKTISLVSQSLSLSSIMNNTKFYSFKKDDFLHDIKDIMKEATQTNFPVTEKDGTVYGTIRTKNLINFTRKQVILVDHNEFAHSVEGLQDAKILQVIDHHKFGNFITDEPVKINAEIVGCTCTIIYELFRDARITPSKKAAGLMMSAILSDTLMFKSPTCTQKDIDTVKELALICEELDYEEYGMNMLIAGTSLANRSSYEILTTDMKEFSMNGINMGIAQVNTVDVAGLLNKQADLERVMKEINKNSGFSMFVLIITDIIKSGSYAMIAGDFPQLIERAFNVHLENNLAWLEGVVSRKKQIVPFLMAASQSLD, from the coding sequence ATGGAGCCTATTTTGATTTTTGGACATAGACATCCAGATACAGATTCTATCTGCTCTTCAATTGCCTTAGCTGAACTAAAAAAAGAGATGGGAATAAATGCTATTCCTTACAGACTTGGTGATATAAATAAAGAAACAGAATATGTCTTAAAATATTTTGGTGTAAAAATTCCTAAACTTTTAAAAACAGTTAGTGCTCAGATATCTGACCTGACTAGAGTGGAAAAAAAGACTTTATCTATAGATGATTCTTTAAGATCAGCTTTAGATATAATGACTGTAGAAAACTTTTCCAGCCTTCCTGTTGTAGATGATAAAAAACAGCTTAAAGGTATGATACATATTTCTGATATAGCTAATACTTACCTTAATCTTGAACATTCAGATCTTTTTGGAAAATATAAGACAACATACGAAAATCTGAAAGATGTTCTGGATGGAATAATTGTAAGTGGTACTTATCCAAGCGGTATTATTACTGGAAATCTGAAGGCTGTATCTGAACTGGAAAATGTTACTCAGGGAGATATAGTTGTAACTACATCTATGGTAGATGGTATTGACAGATCAATCAAAGCAGGAGCAAAAGTTATAATCGTTGCTTGTGATGAAGATGATTTTATCAGCCCAAGAGTGACTTCCGACTGTGCTATTATGAGGGTTCATGCTAATCTTTTCAAGACAATAAGTCTTGTAAGTCAGTCACTTTCATTATCTTCTATAATGAATAATACAAAATTCTATTCATTTAAAAAAGATGATTTCTTACATGATATAAAAGATATAATGAAAGAGGCAACACAGACAAACTTCCCAGTTACTGAAAAAGATGGAACTGTATATGGAACAATCAGGACTAAAAACTTGATTAACTTCACAAGAAAACAAGTTATTCTAGTTGACCACAATGAGTTTGCCCATTCAGTAGAGGGATTACAAGATGCAAAAATACTACAGGTTATTGACCATCATAAGTTTGGAAATTTTATTACTGATGAACCTGTAAAAATAAATGCTGAAATAGTTGGATGTACTTGTACCATCATTTATGAATTATTCAGAGATGCAAGAATCACTCCATCTAAAAAAGCTGCTGGACTTATGATGAGTGCTATTCTTTCAGATACACTTATGTTTAAATCACCTACTTGTACTCAGAAAGATATAGATACAGTTAAAGAGCTTGCTCTTATTTGTGAAGAGCTTGATTATGAAGAATATGGAATGAACATGCTTATAGCAGGAACTTCTCTTGCTAATAGATCTTCCTATGAAATACTTACTACAGATATGAAAGAATTCTCTATGAATGGAATCAATATGGGAATAGCTCAGGTAAATACTGTAGATGTAGCTGGACTTTTAAATAAACAGGCTGATTTGGAAAGAGTTATGAAAGAGATAAATAAAAACTCTGGATTCTCAATGTTTGTGCTTATTATTACAGATATAATAAAATCTGGTTCTTATGCTATGATAGCAGGGGATTTCCCTCAACTTATAGAGAGAGCTTTCAATGTTCATCTGGAAAATAATCTTGCATGGCTGGAAGGGGTAGTTTCAAGAAAGAAACAGATAGTTCCTTTCCTTATGGCTGCAAGTCAGAGTTTAGATTAA
- a CDS encoding aromatic acid exporter family protein, translated as MSYFDHRVIKTAFGTFLAIYLAQIMGISYGVTAGIVTIISIQTTKKESVKIAIERFIASLVGLFIAAMFFYFWGYTPFVFGLFILIFMPICLKFNLFQGFLVTVVLATHILTERNISLKILTNEILILVLGALIAIVLNLYMPDVTKKIKHTQENVDDCMKKILSYMSDELITGAIFVDEDKIFKDLRKELDIGRDLAYKDYNNALFYGSRYEIEVFNMKRAQYKILVRMRKHFYNFFISSEHTFIVSEFTRKVGSSIGVDRLYLEALDELEILREKFKNMPLPKSRVEFESRAMLLQFFNDIEEFLEIKKDFMKKYTLDGEKKI; from the coding sequence TTGAGTTACTTTGATCATAGAGTTATAAAAACTGCATTTGGAACATTTTTGGCTATATATTTGGCTCAGATCATGGGAATAAGTTATGGAGTAACTGCTGGAATAGTTACAATAATAAGTATACAGACAACGAAAAAAGAATCAGTGAAAATAGCAATAGAAAGATTTATTGCTTCCCTTGTAGGACTTTTTATAGCAGCAATGTTTTTTTATTTTTGGGGATATACACCATTTGTATTTGGACTTTTTATTTTAATATTTATGCCTATATGCCTGAAGTTTAATTTGTTTCAAGGATTTTTGGTAACAGTAGTATTGGCAACACATATTCTGACAGAAAGAAATATATCCTTAAAAATACTTACAAATGAAATATTAATACTTGTGCTTGGAGCATTAATAGCTATAGTTTTAAATCTATATATGCCTGATGTAACTAAAAAAATAAAGCACACTCAGGAAAATGTAGATGATTGTATGAAAAAAATTCTCAGCTATATGAGTGATGAATTAATAACAGGAGCAATATTTGTTGATGAAGATAAAATATTTAAAGATTTAAGAAAAGAACTGGATATAGGAAGAGATTTAGCATATAAAGATTACAATAATGCTTTATTCTATGGTTCAAGATATGAGATAGAAGTTTTTAATATGAAAAGAGCTCAGTATAAAATTTTGGTAAGAATGAGAAAGCATTTTTATAACTTTTTTATAAGCAGCGAGCATACATTCATTGTTTCAGAATTTACAAGAAAAGTAGGAAGTTCAATAGGAGTAGATAGATTGTACCTTGAAGCTTTAGATGAACTAGAAATATTGAGAGAGAAATTTAAAAATATGCCTCTTCCAAAAAGTAGAGTTGAATTTGAGAGCAGAGCTATGCTGCTGCAGTTCTTTAATGATATAGAGGAATTTCTTGAAATTAAGAAGGATTTTATGAAAAAATATACATTAGATGGGGAGAAAAAAATATAG
- a CDS encoding PTS transporter subunit EIIB — protein sequence MESTKWLYWIIGIIIVVVAAIIIRKYKLITKVKRVNCVDLDKLEEKKFSGMGKLYIKALGGEKNIVSVDPCMTRIRVIMKDGSLLDEKRIIILGAHKVIKLTDKKIHIIIGLKAEKLAEEINDIREKNK from the coding sequence ATGGAGTCGACCAAGTGGTTATATTGGATAATTGGAATAATCATAGTAGTTGTAGCAGCTATAATTATCAGAAAATATAAACTGATCACTAAAGTAAAAAGAGTAAATTGTGTTGATTTGGATAAACTTGAAGAAAAGAAATTTTCTGGAATGGGAAAACTATATATCAAAGCTTTAGGTGGAGAAAAAAATATAGTAAGTGTAGACCCTTGCATGACAAGAATAAGAGTAATAATGAAAGATGGTTCTCTGTTGGATGAAAAGAGAATAATTATTTTAGGAGCTCATAAAGTTATAAAATTAACTGATAAAAAAATTCATATCATTATTGGATTAAAAGCTGAAAAGTTAGCTGAAGAGATAAATGATATAAGAGAAAAAAATAAGTAA
- the mnmA gene encoding tRNA 2-thiouridine(34) synthase MnmA, with amino-acid sequence MNRKRAVIGMSGGVDSSVGAYLLREQGYEVIGVTLNHKKEKSLMEEIKAAQRICDFLGIKHRTIDIEELFQKEVIDDFLEGYSQGITPSPCVICDERVKMRVLFETADEEGAYFVATGHYCSVEYSEEFKRELLKVSYDPKKDQSYMLYRLDNDKISRLIFPLHSYEKKEIRGIAKNIGLEVHDKGDSQGICFAKEGYIEFLRKNLGDKIKKGNFIDNNGNIMGKHEGYQLYTIGQRRGLGLKLPRAYFITKINKEKNEITIGEYKELYQKRVELKKYKLSIKINDILDKSIIGRPRFSSFGTSGKILFENEKLYFEFDEENPQTAPGQHLVLYYKNLVLGGGIIS; translated from the coding sequence ATGAATAGAAAAAGGGCAGTTATAGGAATGAGTGGTGGAGTAGATTCTTCTGTGGGAGCCTATCTTTTGAGAGAACAAGGATATGAAGTCATAGGTGTAACATTGAATCATAAGAAGGAAAAATCTCTCATGGAAGAAATAAAAGCTGCTCAAAGGATATGTGACTTTCTTGGAATAAAACATAGAACAATAGATATAGAAGAATTATTCCAAAAGGAAGTTATAGATGATTTTTTAGAGGGATATTCTCAAGGAATAACTCCTTCTCCCTGTGTTATCTGTGACGAAAGAGTAAAAATGAGAGTTCTTTTTGAAACTGCAGATGAAGAGGGAGCATATTTTGTAGCTACAGGGCATTATTGTTCTGTGGAATATTCAGAAGAGTTTAAAAGAGAGCTACTGAAAGTTTCCTATGACCCCAAAAAAGATCAAAGCTATATGCTTTACAGACTGGATAATGATAAAATATCAAGGCTTATATTCCCTTTGCATTCTTATGAAAAAAAGGAGATAAGAGGGATAGCCAAGAATATTGGACTAGAAGTACATGATAAAGGAGATAGTCAGGGAATATGCTTTGCTAAGGAAGGATATATAGAATTTCTTAGAAAAAATTTAGGAGATAAAATAAAAAAGGGAAACTTTATAGATAATAATGGAAATATTATGGGAAAACATGAAGGATATCAGTTATATACAATTGGACAGAGAAGAGGATTAGGACTTAAACTTCCAAGAGCATATTTTATAACAAAAATAAATAAAGAGAAAAATGAAATAACTATTGGAGAATATAAAGAATTGTACCAAAAAAGGGTAGAGCTAAAAAAATATAAGCTTTCTATAAAAATAAATGATATTTTAGATAAAAGTATTATTGGAAGGCCTAGATTTTCCAGCTTTGGTACAAGTGGAAAAATTTTATTTGAGAATGAAAAACTCTACTTTGAGTTTGATGAAGAAAATCCCCAGACTGCTCCAGGACAGCATTTGGTGTTGTATTATAAAAATTTAGTACTTGGTGGAGGAATAATATCATAA
- a CDS encoding potassium channel family protein, which yields MKLNSIKDKLFRMLTEDLDLGYVVDIVKKNLDFKSKMRMIIDIAKKSENYDFIIFLIKMTAAISVFLPIISQLCSMKSINIFKLNFQTFKQIPVLFVSIFPIIVIGRKNLIFKDGALKAIILILYYIVCIPITIVIFGLNIEKIGNEYEDVYFLVFAVNIMLLFTSHIVLIKYCVTDIILRKRKVKSSDVIITLMTYITLGISFGALYSVINIYYDGKAFHGMEGVNTTLYFYFKHIYFSFVTLTTLGYGDIYPLKFLGQFFVIIEALTGIFLLNFSLGITLSSGILNFQIGQKDDGDKTKETDKSGEKNNE from the coding sequence ATGAAATTGAATAGTATAAAAGATAAGTTATTCAGAATGCTTACTGAAGATTTGGATCTTGGATATGTAGTGGATATAGTAAAGAAAAACCTCGACTTTAAATCTAAGATGAGGATGATAATAGATATAGCTAAAAAAAGTGAAAACTATGATTTTATAATTTTTCTAATAAAAATGACAGCAGCTATATCTGTTTTTCTTCCTATAATATCTCAGTTATGCAGTATGAAGTCTATAAATATATTTAAACTTAACTTTCAAACTTTCAAACAGATTCCAGTACTTTTTGTGAGTATATTTCCAATAATTGTCATAGGAAGAAAAAATCTTATCTTTAAAGATGGGGCATTAAAAGCAATTATATTGATACTTTACTATATTGTATGTATACCAATTACAATAGTTATTTTTGGACTTAATATAGAAAAAATAGGAAATGAGTATGAAGATGTTTATTTCCTAGTTTTTGCTGTAAATATAATGCTTCTTTTTACCAGCCATATTGTACTTATAAAGTACTGTGTAACAGATATAATTCTTAGAAAGAGAAAAGTGAAAAGCAGTGATGTAATAATTACGCTGATGACATATATAACTTTGGGAATAAGTTTTGGTGCACTTTATTCTGTAATAAATATCTATTATGATGGAAAAGCTTTTCATGGAATGGAAGGGGTAAATACTACTCTGTATTTTTATTTTAAACATATATATTTTAGTTTTGTCACATTGACAACTTTGGGATATGGAGATATCTATCCATTGAAATTTTTAGGGCAGTTCTTTGTTATAATAGAAGCATTGACTGGGATATTCCTTTTAAACTTTTCTTTAGGAATAACTTTGAGTTCAGGAATATTAAATTTTCAGATAGGTCAAAAAGATGATGGAGATAAGACAAAAGAAACTGATAAATCAGGAGAAAAGAATAATGAATAG
- a CDS encoding biotin--[acetyl-CoA-carboxylase] ligase, with translation MRIFRFKSIDSTSDYLKDKEDIENFDLAIAEIQTKGRGRRGNNWFSSKGMALFSFALKAEKDISIEDYSKLPLVTGISVLKGIKRIEELDLKFKWTNDIYLDDKKLSGILVEKVNDFFIIGIGINVNNKEMGAAEEIAVSLTSKTKKNYIIEDIIFTVIDEFKKYYRRFCGGEWKYILDEINSRNYLKGKKINIVSTNGTVTGMADEIAQDGRLEVEISGTKKLFDIGEIHISRMKNEIE, from the coding sequence ATGCGAATATTCCGATTTAAAAGCATAGATTCTACAAGTGATTATCTCAAAGATAAAGAAGATATTGAAAATTTTGATTTAGCAATAGCTGAAATTCAAACTAAAGGAAGAGGGAGAAGAGGAAATAATTGGTTTTCCAGTAAAGGAATGGCTCTCTTTAGTTTTGCTTTAAAAGCTGAGAAAGATATATCAATAGAGGATTACTCTAAACTTCCTCTTGTTACTGGGATATCTGTGTTGAAAGGAATTAAAAGGATAGAGGAACTGGATTTGAAATTCAAATGGACAAATGATATCTATCTTGATGATAAGAAATTATCAGGAATACTAGTAGAAAAAGTAAATGATTTTTTTATCATAGGAATAGGAATAAATGTAAATAATAAGGAAATGGGAGCAGCAGAAGAAATAGCTGTATCTCTTACAAGTAAGACAAAAAAGAACTATATAATTGAGGATATTATCTTCACTGTGATAGATGAATTTAAAAAATATTACAGAAGATTTTGTGGTGGAGAATGGAAATACATATTAGATGAGATTAACAGCAGAAATTACCTCAAAGGAAAGAAAATAAATATAGTAAGTACAAATGGAACAGTTACTGGGATGGCAGATGAGATAGCACAAGATGGAAGATTGGAAGTAGAAATATCTGGAACAAAAAAACTCTTTGACATAGGAGAAATACATATAAGCAGGATGAAAAATGAAATTGAATAG
- a CDS encoding ArsB/NhaD family transporter produces the protein MIYMLIGLVVFFTVFYLMITDKIPGPWATMIGGLVMALVGIINEEDALTAISERLEILFLLIGMMIIVLLVSETGVFQWFAIKVAQLVRGEPFRLIVLLAIVTALCSAFLDNVTTILLMAPVSILLAKQLKLDPFPFIITEVMSANIGGLATLIGDPTQLIIGAEGNLGFNEFLFNTAPVAVLSMALLIANVYFIYGRHMVVPNELKARIMELDSSRSLKDPKLLKQAAVIFTLVLIGFVLNNFINKGLAIISLSGAIFLVVIAKRKPKEIFENVEWETLFFFIGLFMMIKGIENLNIINMIGDKLIKITSGKFDLAVIAVTWLSAGFTSIIGNVANAATVSKILGVMVPTFDKIGDPKAFWWALSFGSCLGGNITMLGSATNVVAVGAAAKAGCKIDFFKFFKFGGLIAFQTLLLATIYLYVRYM, from the coding sequence ATGATATATATGCTGATAGGATTAGTTGTATTTTTTACAGTATTCTATTTGATGATAACAGATAAAATCCCTGGACCATGGGCAACAATGATAGGTGGACTTGTAATGGCACTAGTAGGGATAATAAATGAAGAAGATGCCTTGACAGCTATTTCTGAAAGACTGGAGATTTTATTTCTTTTAATAGGTATGATGATAATAGTTTTGCTAGTGTCTGAAACAGGTGTGTTCCAATGGTTTGCTATTAAAGTAGCTCAGTTGGTAAGAGGAGAACCTTTTAGATTGATAGTTTTACTGGCAATAGTAACTGCTCTTTGTTCTGCATTCTTAGATAATGTTACAACTATCCTTTTGATGGCACCAGTATCTATATTGCTGGCAAAACAATTAAAATTAGATCCTTTCCCATTTATAATAACAGAAGTTATGTCTGCTAATATTGGTGGACTGGCTACATTGATTGGTGACCCTACTCAATTGATTATAGGAGCTGAAGGAAATCTTGGATTCAATGAATTTCTTTTTAATACAGCACCAGTAGCTGTACTTTCAATGGCACTGCTTATAGCAAATGTTTATTTCATCTATGGAAGACATATGGTAGTACCAAATGAGCTAAAAGCAAGAATAATGGAATTGGATTCTTCAAGAAGTTTGAAAGATCCCAAACTATTGAAACAGGCAGCAGTAATATTTACTCTCGTATTGATAGGATTTGTTTTAAATAACTTTATCAATAAAGGTTTGGCAATTATATCTCTTTCTGGAGCAATATTCTTAGTTGTTATAGCAAAAAGAAAACCAAAAGAGATATTTGAGAATGTAGAATGGGAAACTCTGTTTTTCTTTATAGGTTTGTTTATGATGATAAAAGGGATAGAGAATTTGAACATAATAAACATGATTGGAGATAAACTTATAAAAATAACTTCAGGTAAATTTGACCTTGCTGTCATAGCTGTAACTTGGCTTTCTGCTGGATTTACATCTATAATAGGAAATGTTGCTAATGCTGCTACTGTTTCTAAAATACTTGGAGTAATGGTGCCTACATTTGATAAAATAGGAGATCCAAAAGCTTTTTGGTGGGCTCTTTCATTTGGATCGTGTTTAGGTGGAAACATCACTATGCTTGGATCAGCTACAAACGTTGTTGCTGTAGGAGCTGCTGCTAAAGCTGGATGTAAAATAGATTTCTTTAAATTCTTTAAATTTGGAGGACTTATAGCTTTTCAAACATTATTGTTAGCTACTATTTATCTATATGTAAGATATATGTAG
- a CDS encoding PTS sugar transporter subunit IIA, whose protein sequence is MKFSSYLDPQFIFTDLKGTTPEEIITEMVERLSLKDKKINELKDMIVKSVIKREEEISTGMGNGIAIPHARIENFNDFVVAIGILEKPIEVEIAATHRTDKVKLVFLIISDVLKNKNILKVMSAVSKMALKRKSLLEQIKQEKNPNKIVEYIQESNIEIDHRIIAEDVLSPDIQPATPDNTLEEIAKRLILEQISGLPVVDKDGMFLGEITERELIDFGMPDYLSLMGDLNFLTVGEPFEEYLVNETTTTIEKLYRVDERVKIDRKTPIMEICFIMVNKGLTRLYVLDEGKYYGMIRRSDIIKKVLHI, encoded by the coding sequence ATGAAGTTTTCAAGTTATTTAGATCCACAGTTTATTTTTACTGATTTAAAAGGAACAACTCCTGAAGAAATTATCACAGAGATGGTAGAAAGATTATCTCTGAAGGATAAGAAGATAAATGAGTTAAAAGATATGATTGTAAAATCAGTAATTAAAAGAGAAGAGGAAATATCTACTGGAATGGGAAATGGAATAGCAATACCACATGCCAGAATAGAAAATTTCAATGACTTTGTTGTTGCTATTGGTATACTTGAAAAACCTATAGAGGTTGAAATTGCAGCCACACATAGAACGGATAAAGTTAAACTTGTATTTTTGATTATTTCAGATGTATTAAAAAATAAAAATATATTAAAGGTGATGAGTGCCGTTTCTAAAATGGCTCTAAAGAGAAAAAGTCTTTTAGAGCAGATAAAGCAGGAAAAAAATCCAAATAAAATAGTGGAATATATTCAAGAATCTAATATTGAAATAGACCACAGAATAATTGCAGAAGATGTATTGAGTCCAGATATACAGCCAGCTACTCCAGATAATACTTTGGAGGAGATAGCAAAAAGGCTTATACTTGAACAGATAAGCGGACTTCCAGTTGTTGATAAAGATGGTATGTTTCTAGGAGAAATAACTGAAAGAGAACTTATTGATTTTGGTATGCCTGATTATCTTTCTTTGATGGGAGATCTTAATTTCTTAACAGTAGGAGAACCTTTTGAAGAATATCTGGTAAATGAAACAACAACAACTATTGAAAAATTGTACAGAGTAGATGAGAGAGTAAAAATAGATAGAAAAACTCCTATTATGGAGATATGTTTTATTATGGTAAATAAAGGACTTACAAGATTGTATGTACTAGATGAAGGAAAATATTATGGAATGATAAGAAGATCAGATATAATCAAGAAAGTACTTCATATTTAA
- a CDS encoding ArsB/NhaD family transporter encodes MINIKLIAGLLIFVVSFYFILFGKQPKSLTAIIGGSLMVLIGVMNQEEALESIGRNLEILLLLMGLMMVVEVMSETGIFQWVAIKVAQQAKGDPMKILMMLSVVTAVCSAFLDNVTTILLIVPVTVLLAKKLKIDPFPFIMVQIFACNIGGTATMIGDPPNLIIASLGGLDFNDFLINLTPIVVVNMIVLLITARLLFGKKFTVSRELRASIMDLEPNRSIKNKKLLIQSCVLFGIILIGFLTNMVTNIGLAVISITGSVILLTISKKSPEEIYRKVEWETLFFFGGLFVLVEGVDKLGVVAKIGELIIRFTDGNLEKTGTVIVLISSLLSPILGSVPYTLSFSKIIASIVPNFTGHTDVLWWALSLGACLGGNMTLVGAPANIVGVSIAGKAGVKISFMDFFKLGILIVIESVILSVVYINLRY; translated from the coding sequence GTGATAAACATCAAACTTATTGCAGGTTTATTAATTTTCGTGGTATCTTTTTATTTTATTCTTTTTGGAAAACAGCCTAAGTCGCTTACAGCTATCATTGGAGGAAGTTTAATGGTGCTGATAGGGGTTATGAATCAAGAAGAGGCTTTGGAATCCATAGGAAGAAATTTAGAGATTTTGTTGCTTTTAATGGGGCTTATGATGGTAGTTGAAGTGATGTCTGAAACAGGTATTTTCCAGTGGGTAGCAATAAAAGTTGCTCAGCAGGCAAAAGGGGATCCAATGAAGATACTGATGATGTTATCAGTGGTGACTGCTGTATGTTCAGCATTCCTAGATAATGTTACAACTATTCTTCTTATAGTGCCAGTCACTGTCTTATTAGCTAAAAAGCTGAAGATAGATCCGTTTCCATTTATAATGGTGCAGATATTTGCCTGTAATATAGGAGGAACAGCTACAATGATAGGTGATCCGCCAAATCTTATCATAGCAAGCCTTGGTGGTTTGGATTTCAATGATTTTTTGATAAATCTAACACCAATTGTAGTAGTAAATATGATAGTTCTTTTAATTACAGCTAGGCTGCTTTTTGGAAAAAAGTTTACTGTATCTAGAGAATTAAGAGCCAGCATAATGGACTTGGAACCTAACAGAAGCATAAAGAACAAAAAACTTCTAATACAGTCATGTGTTTTGTTTGGAATAATTCTTATAGGATTTTTAACAAACATGGTAACAAATATAGGGCTTGCAGTTATATCTATAACTGGATCAGTTATTTTGCTTACTATAAGCAAAAAAAGTCCAGAAGAGATATACAGAAAAGTGGAATGGGAAACTCTGTTCTTCTTTGGAGGGTTATTTGTTTTAGTTGAAGGAGTAGATAAGCTTGGAGTAGTTGCAAAAATTGGGGAATTGATAATCAGATTTACAGATGGAAATCTGGAAAAAACTGGAACAGTTATAGTATTGATTTCATCATTATTGTCACCAATACTTGGATCAGTACCATATACTCTATCTTTCTCAAAAATTATAGCAAGTATTGTACCTAATTTTACAGGACATACAGATGTCTTGTGGTGGGCATTATCTTTGGGAGCCTGTCTAGGTGGAAACATGACATTGGTAGGAGCACCAGCTAATATAGTTGGGGTATCTATTGCAGGAAAAGCAGGAGTAAAAATAAGTTTTATGGATTTCTTCAAATTGGGGATACTGATTGTTATTGAGTCAGTGATTTTAAGTGTTGTTTATATTAATCTAAGGTATTAA